One Oryza sativa Japonica Group chromosome 8, ASM3414082v1 DNA window includes the following coding sequences:
- the LOC4344467 gene encoding TOM1-like protein 5 has translation MASEMVKAATSEKLKEMDWAKNIEICELVAQDPGKAKDVIKPIKKYLGSRSKNTQLYAVMLLEMLMNNCGEPIHKQVIDNGLLPILVKIVKKKTELPVREKIFLLLDATQTSLGGVKGKFPQYYGAYYELVSAGVQFSNRPNVVVTQAQAPVPVPEPTIEPNNNSLSRRLDEGQKEVHAQPVSESSIIRKASSVMEVLKDVLDSMDPRHPEGATDEFVLDLVEQCTFQKQRIMHLVMTSRDEVVVSQAIELNEELHKVLVRHDALLSVQPTTTVASTLKEEEEEDAESLYRRLRKGKALSEDYTDDSIPSFRSIPEDKMRRPLTIEPSNTDKKLGALNIRSPYPEARPDVLIPPPPAKHAERERFFREKSMDANLLGHLRGLSLHSRDGSSSCSGSTDYGD, from the exons ATCTGCGAGCTCGTCGCTCAGGATCCTGG GAAAGCGAAGGATGTGATCAAGCCGATAAAGAAGTATTTAGGTAGCAGGAGCAAGAACACTCAACTTTATGCTGTTATG CTGTTAGAAATGCTCATGAATAACTGCGGAGAACCTATCCACAAGCAGGTCATTGATAACGGTCTTCTCCCGATACTTGTGAAGATTGTGAAGAAAAAG ACAGAATTACCAGTTCGTgaaaaaatatttcttttgcTGGATGCGACCCAAACATCCCTTGGTGGAGTTAAAGGGAAATTCCCTCAGTACTATGGGGCATATTATGAGTTGGTG TCTGCTGGCGTTCAGTTTTCGAATCGCCCAAATGTTGTTGTTACACAAGCACAAGCTCCAGTCCCGGTCCCAGAACCAACAATCGAACCAAATAATAACAGTTTATCTAGGAGATTGGACGAAGGACAGAAGGAAGTGCATGCGCAGCCTGTTTCCGAGTCAAG TATAATTCGGAAAGCTTCTAGTGTCATGGAAGTTCTAAAGGACGTGCTTGATTCGATGGATCCTAGACACCCTGAG GGAGCAACTGATGAGTTTGTGTTGGATCTTGTGGAGCAATGCACATTTCAAAAACAGCGAATAATGCATCTAGTTATGACATCAAG GGATGAAGTGGTGGTATCACAAGCAATAGAACTGAACGAAGAGCTTCACAAGGTCCTTGTACGGCATGATGCGTTGCTTTCAGTTCAGCCAACTACAACAGTAGCTTCTACTctcaaggaggaagaggaagaagatgccgAAAGCCTTTACCGGAG GCTTCGAAAGGGAAAAGCATTATCGGAAGATTATACAGATGACTCCATACCATCATTTCGATCTATACCTGAAGACAAGATGCGCCGCCCACTCACCATTGAGCCATCCAACACTGATAAGAAACTGGGGGCACTGAATATTCGCTCGCCATATCCTGAAGCGAGGCCTGACGTGCTGATTCCACCACCGCCTGCCAAGCACGCCGAGAGGGAGAGGTTCTTTCGGGAGAAGAGCATGGATGCCAACTTGCTGGGCCATCTTAGGGGCTTATCATTGCACAGCCGGGACGGCAGTAGCTCGTGTAGCGGCAGCACAGATTATGGAGACTGA